From Aedes albopictus strain Foshan chromosome 1, AalbF5, whole genome shotgun sequence, one genomic window encodes:
- the LOC109400132 gene encoding zinc finger protein 37 homolog → MDFEQICRLCAAEKLKLRDISGDERHAQLPDQLRTILQVQYDENDALPQKVCKPCVTAMQRIQDTLEEYRANDMRMRKQLLGLEEVEVKLEELDGSGADKPYNVKDVKIEVLEQRFELQSPTEEIEQAEEWLEDDFAAEAEQSVEDNMSESLLTDVNQDSIEVLEEDETPEKPPALKRKRAANSSEPKKQRRKRGSKQPENPNRPRLNDFKCYICKSDPLGSAKDLLDHLAIHNDQLPYTCTLCVQEPIEIRQLRSLNLHLKMHEQPIKCAYCDRRYTNERARDYHVQSFHLGDNAPCPSTCDLCGKVCPSALSLKAHRKRHTISFNCEFCSKGFAEKSKLKRHISRVHERSGSYECTMCDKRLTTIDAYEHHVRTIHEGRRDHECEVCGRTFTTAAFLRMHQKHYEGGVCKPKNNWTPYYTTRINEEGIKLYSCKLCQKEDMRAISEHLRVHFPEEYECPICLIKLPRKSSFDRHRLTHSEITHHCFICKKSFLSPRKMSSHLAKAHGIGQILETGTELPLVSDEEIEFDVVG, encoded by the exons ATGGATTTTGAGCAAATCTGCCGTCTTTGTGCGGCAGAAAAACTCAAACTGAGAGACATTTCCGGTGACGAACGGCACGCACAACTACCCGATCAGCTGCGGACCATTCTGCAGGTGCAG TACGACGAAAACGATGCGCTACCGCAGAAGGTCTGCAAACCGTGCGTTACTGCGATGCAGCGGATACAGGACACCCTGGAGGAGTACCGCGCCAACGACATGCGAATGAGAAAACAGCTTCTCGGGCTTGAGGAGGTTGAAGTCAAATTGGAGGAGCTGGATGGCAGTGGTGCGGATAAGCCCTACAACGTGAAAGATGT AAAAATCGAAGTCCTGGAGCAACGCTTTGAACTGCAGTCCCCCACTGAGGAGATAGAGCAAGCTGAAGAATGGTTGGAGGACGATTTCGCTGCTGAGGCGGAACAGTCCGTAGAAGATAATATGAGCGAATCGTTGCTCACTGATGTTAATCAGGATTCCATTGAAGTACTCGAAGAAGATGAGACCCCAGAGAAACCTCCAGCTCTGAAAAGGAAGCGAGCCGCAAATTCCTCAGAGCCAAAGAAGCAACGTCGGAAACGAGGGTCAAAACAGCCGGAAAATCCGAATCGGCCACGATTGAACGATTTCAAATGCTACATTTGTAAAAGCGATCCGCTTGGTTCGGCTAAAGATCTGCTGGATCACCTGGCGATCCATAATGATCAGCTGCCATACACGTGTACGCTTTGCGTTCAGGAACCGATCGAAATCAGACAACTACGATCGCTGAATCTCCACCTGAAGATGCACGAACAACCAATCAAGTGCGCCTACTGTGATCGCCGTTATACCAACGAGCGTGCTCGTGATTACCACGTGCAGTCGTTCCATTTGGGCGACAATGCTCCTTGTCCGTCCACGTGTGACCTGTGCGGTAAGGTGTGTCCTTCGGCTTTGTCGCTGAAGGCACACAGAAAACGGCACACTATTTCCTTCAATTGCGAATTCTGCTCGAAAGGATTCGCGGAAAAGTCCAAACTCAAGCGGCATATCTCGCGGGTTCACGAGAGGAGCGGCAGTTATGAGTGTACGATGTGTGATAAGCGTCTGACCACGATCGACGCCTACGAGCATCATGTACGGACGATCCACGAGGGTCGGCGAGACCACGAGTGCGAAGTATGCGGCCGAACATTTACAACGGCCGCCTTTCTGCGGATGCACCAGAAGCATTACGAGGGTGGTGTGTGTAAACCAAAGAACAACTGGACCCCTTACTACACCACCCGCATCAACGAAGAAGGCATTAAGCTGTACAGCTGTAAACTCTGCCAAAAGGAGGACATGCGGGCGATTAGTGAACACCTGCGAGTGCACTTTCCCGAGGAGTACGAATGTCCAATCTGTTTGATCAAGCTCCCGCGGAAATCGTCCTTCGACCGGCATCGATTGACGCATAGCGAAATCACCCACCACTGTTTCATCTGCAAGAAGAGTTTTCTCAGCCCTCGGAAGATGTCCAGTCACTTGGCCAAAGCGCACGGCATCGGGCAAATTCTGGAGACCGGGACCGAGCTACCACTGGTTTCCGACGAGGAAATAGAGTTTGACGTCGTAGGTTAA
- the LOC115260867 gene encoding uncharacterized protein LOC115260867, with translation MQLREGSVSRVISDGLPQGDVLSPTLFNLYTVGLHTITEDGVELVQFADDFGIIVRAKNTSLLNEKVQEAVNLFSEKAEELNFKINTEKTKIILFTNNNNTLTVDLNGSPIETVESHRYLGVSIDRYLSFGQHINETRAKLNDRLNMLKVICGIKNGSHPQAAVSIYTALIRSVFEYGCTVTYNAKRTNRRKLDVTNNQCLRRATGCTRTTPINALTAIAGQNCLEHRLEYVTGKTIARCFERRNVVAEQLVVTPEIDDENEGVYSYQEKIYRKNWNLYTNIMPHVSTTTGNVEINSTLEGIFGPKKDLPPVKLKQAALCVMNGKYAGRGRIFTDASKESMTCGIGIFVETINMKVFYRLEWNTSITSAELQALKVAMDIIEVNQLNHYVVFTDSMTACHMLAEAIDNKKAETLLVEIIKAAQKWKTTFQWIPSHVGISGNEMADKLARSGLQHTATVLSHNVFLKDVFGILKIQMEQQTASWYTTYSEEKGKDFYDIQPNILEKPWFIGKDLRGRDIRLLNRLLTGHNYAKFWLARMKVVESPECEWCEVDETAEHLILQCPRYGLVRMQFSFDCAYANLKEVFKTNNMILYEEIVTFVRQCKLDL, from the coding sequence ATGCAGCTGAGGGAAGGATCTGTCAGCAGGGTCATCAGCGACGGGCTTCCTCAAGGGGATGTGCTCTCGCCAACCCTCTTTAATCTATACACAGTTGGGCTACACACTATCACAGAAGATGGAGTTGAGCTGGTGCAATTCGCAGACGACTTTGGAATCATCGTCAGAGCGAAAAACACCAGCCTACTGAATGAAAAGGTGCAGGAGGCAGTCAATCTATTCAGCGAAAAAGCGGAAGAGCTGAACTTCAAGATCAACACCGAAAAAACGAAAATAATACTGTTTACGAACAACAATAACACGCTGACAGTAGACCTGAACGGCAGCCCGATTGAAACTGTGGAAAGTCATCGATACCTGGGTGTGTCGATTGATCGTTACCTGAGTTTCGGCCAACACATCAACGAAACCCGAGCAAAACTGAACGACAGATTAAACATGCTAAAAGTTATATGCGGAATCAAAAACGGAAGCCATCCACAAGCAGCAGTGAGCATTTATACTGCCCTCATCCGAAGCGTTTTTGAATACGGATGCACGGTAACGTATAATGCGAAACGGACAAACCGAAGAAAACTGGACGTCACAAACAACCAATGCCTAAGAAGAGCAACAGGATGCACCCGCACCACACCAATAAATGCGCTAACGGCGATTGCTGGACAAAACTGCTTGGAACATCGACTCGAATATGTCACTGGAAAAACCATCGCCAGATGCTTCGAAAGGCGTAACGTCGTGGCTGAGCAGCTGGTGGTTACTCCGGAAATCGACGATGAAAACGAAGGAGTGTATTCATATCAGGAGAAAATCTACCGAAAGAACTGGAATCTCTACACCAACATCATGCCACACGTTTCAACAACAACAGGAAATGTGGAAATAAATTCCACAttagaaggaatctttggaccaAAGAAGGATTTACCACCAGTGAAGCTGAAACAAGCTGCACTTTGCGTAATGAACGGGAAGTATGCTGGACGAGGACGAATCTTCACGGATGCGTCCAAAGAGAGCATGACATGTGGCATCGGGATTTTCGTTGAAACAATAAACATGAAAGTTTTCTACCGACTCGAATGGAACACCAGCATAACATCAGCAGAACTTCAAGCACTGAAAGTTGCCATGGACATCATAGAAGTCAATCAGTTAAACCACTATGTGGTATTCACTGATTCGATGACAGCATGCCATATGCTGGCAGAGGCGATAGATAACAAAAAAGCTGAAACACTACTAGTGGAAATAATAAAAGCAGCACAAAAGTGGAAAACTACGTTTCAATGGATTCCTAGCCACGTGGGAATTTCAGGAAACGAAATGGCAGATAAGTTGGCCCGATCGGGATTACAACACACGGCGACAGTTCTAAGTCACAACGTGTTCCTCAAGGATGTCTTCGGAATACTGAAAATTCAAATGGAGCAACAAACCGCAAGCTGGTACACAACATATTCTGAAGAAAAGGGCAAGGATTTCTACGACATACAACCAAACATTCTGGAGAAACCGTGGTTCATCGGAAAAGACCTAAGAGGTCGTGACATTCGCCTACTAAATCGGCTGCTGACGGGCCATAACTACGCCAAGTTTTGGCTGGCCCGAATGAAGGTAGTTGAAAGTCCGGAATGTGAATGGTGTGAAGTGGATGAAACGGCAGAACACCTGATACTGCAGTGCCCACGTTATGGGCTAGTTAGAATGCAATTTAGTTTTGATTGTGCATATGCCAACTTGAAAGAAGTGTTCAAAACAAACAATATGATACTGTACGAAGAAATAGTAACATTTGTGAGACAATGCAAGTTGGACCTTTAA
- the LOC134291071 gene encoding uncharacterized protein LOC134291071: MIQKVTRSLNLHIEKFPPSMATRCCVVTGCPASNQDFGTFLFSFPKAPKLRQQWIDALGKPESWIVPEPAFICWSHFDSRAIQQDESGFRRTADAVPSKYLNNGQLEYNSDYYCRFCARRLFSELMGNSIDEMNRSVDGRKFLGLLLPEEESCDLSKLACDECIRHIQLTMRFIRNCAKATKELDDIAKFRSERNLVPAKEEIKTELDEFGEIPLNESLHSEVKIEASSLGGDDFADSDDEDDDDVPLAVQFKQELKENDFKCSYCSFSSKKRIQLSSHMKKHRDL; the protein is encoded by the exons ATGATC cAAAAAGTGACGAGAAGTTTAAATCTTCACATAGAAAAGTTTCCGCCAAGCATGGCCACCAGGTGCTGTGTGGTGACCGGCTGTCCAGCATCCAACCAGGACTTTGGCACATTTCTATTTAGCTTTCCAAAGGCGCCGAAACTACGCCAACAGTGGATCGATGCTTTGGGGAAACCGGAAAGCTGGATCGTCCCGGAGCCGGCCTTCATCTGTTGGAGTCACTTCGATAGCCGGGCCATCCAGCAGGATGAATCCGGGTTTCGACGCACGGCGGACGCCGTACCGTCAAAGTATCTGAACAATGGCCAACTGGAGTACAACTCAGACTACTATTGTCGGTTCTGTGCCCGAAGGCTGTTCAGTGAGCTGATGGGTAATAGTATTGACGAGATGAATCGATCGGTTGATGGTAGGAAGTTTCTTGGCCTACTATTACCTGAGGAGGAAAGCTGTGATTTATCCAAGTTGGCATGTGACGAGTGCATCAGGCACATTCAGCTGACGATGAGATTCATTCGAAACTGTGCAAAGGCAACTAAGGAATTGGATGACATTGCCAAATTCCGCTCCGAAAGGAACCTGGTGCCTGCCAAAGAGGAAATCAAAACCGAGCTGGAtgaatttggagaaattccactgAACGAGAGTCTCCACTCGGAGGTGAAAATCGAAGCATCGAGCCTAGGAGGCGACGATTTTGCCGACtcagacgatgaggatgatgatgatgttccgctGGCAGTGCAGTTCAAACAAGAACTCAAGGAAAATGATTTCAAATGTTCATACTGTTCGTTTAGTAGCAAGAAACGGATTCAACTGTCTAGTCACATGAAGAAGCATCGAGACTTG